The Mycobacterium seoulense genome has a window encoding:
- a CDS encoding CsbD family protein, producing the protein MSNEDKLKNKIEDLGGRAKEAIGKATGDHDTRDEGRADQAKSSLKDAGEKVKDAFKK; encoded by the coding sequence ATGAGCAACGAGGACAAGCTGAAGAACAAGATCGAGGACCTGGGCGGCCGGGCCAAAGAAGCCATCGGCAAGGCGACCGGGGACCACGACACCAGGGACGAGGGCCGGGCGGACCAAGCGAAGTCCAGCCTGAAGGACGCCGGTGAAAAGGTGAAAGACGCGTTCAAGAAGTGA
- a CDS encoding cutinase family protein — protein sequence MAVLVGGALVASAPSPSASADPCPDVEVVFARGSGEPPGIGGIGGSFVDALRSELGSRSLGVYAVNYPASTDFSSPNFPLTVIDGIRDASAHVEATAKNCPNTREVLGGYSQGAALAGYVTSAVVPAGVPASAVPAPMPPDVANHVAAVTLFGTPSGDFLQKYHAPPLAIGPLYQPKTLELCAQGDPVCGSGNGDFAAHVSYGVNGMTTQAANFASSHL from the coding sequence CTGGCGGTGCTGGTGGGCGGTGCGCTGGTGGCCAGCGCGCCCAGCCCCTCGGCGTCCGCCGACCCGTGTCCCGACGTGGAGGTGGTGTTCGCCCGCGGGTCGGGCGAGCCGCCCGGTATCGGGGGCATCGGCGGGTCGTTCGTGGACGCGCTGCGCTCGGAGCTCGGCTCGCGGTCGCTCGGGGTGTATGCCGTGAATTACCCCGCCAGCACCGACTTTTCGAGTCCCAACTTTCCACTGACGGTCATCGACGGCATCCGTGACGCCAGCGCGCACGTCGAAGCCACCGCCAAGAACTGCCCCAACACCCGGGAGGTGCTCGGCGGGTACTCGCAGGGCGCGGCCCTGGCCGGGTATGTCACCTCGGCGGTCGTCCCGGCGGGCGTGCCCGCGTCCGCCGTGCCGGCGCCCATGCCGCCGGACGTGGCGAATCACGTCGCCGCGGTCACCCTGTTCGGAACGCCGTCGGGCGACTTCCTGCAGAAGTATCACGCCCCGCCGCTCGCGATCGGTCCGCTGTATCAGCCCAAGACCCTGGAGCTGTGCGCCCAGGGCGATCCCGTGTGCGGCAGTGGCAACGGCGACTTTGCCGCGCACGTCTCCTACGGGGTGAACGGCATGACAACCCAGGCCGCCAACTTCGCCTCCAGTCACCTGTAG
- a CDS encoding NAD-dependent epimerase/dehydratase family protein, which translates to MRVLITGGTGFVGGWTAKAIADAGHSIRFLVRNPGKLETSVAKLGVDVSDFAVADITDRIAVRKALDGCEAVVHSAALVATDPRQTMQMLTTNMQGAQNVLGQSVELGLDPIVHVSSFTALFHPNLETLTADLAVVGGADGYGTSKAQVDIYARGLQDAGAPVNITYPGMVLGPPVGDQFGEAGEGVRAAVQMHAIPGRSAAWLIVDVRDLAALHAALLEPGRGPRRYTAGGHRVPAAELAAMLGEVAGTPMVSVPIPDTALRVAGAVLDRAGRFLPFDTPFTWAGMQYYTQMPASDDSPSERELGIKYRDPQETVADTLAAYRAASGQTSA; encoded by the coding sequence ATGCGCGTTCTGATCACAGGCGGTACGGGATTCGTCGGCGGATGGACGGCCAAGGCCATCGCCGACGCAGGGCACTCCATCCGATTTCTGGTGCGCAACCCCGGCAAGCTGGAGACCTCGGTGGCCAAGCTGGGCGTCGACGTGTCCGACTTCGCCGTCGCCGACATCACCGACCGGATCGCCGTGCGCAAGGCCCTGGACGGATGCGAGGCGGTCGTGCACAGCGCCGCGCTGGTCGCCACCGACCCGCGCCAGACGATGCAGATGCTGACCACCAACATGCAGGGCGCCCAGAATGTCCTCGGTCAGTCGGTCGAGTTGGGCCTGGACCCCATCGTTCACGTGTCCAGCTTCACCGCGCTCTTCCACCCGAACCTCGAGACGTTGACCGCGGACCTGGCGGTGGTCGGCGGGGCCGACGGGTACGGCACGTCCAAGGCGCAGGTCGACATCTATGCCCGGGGTCTGCAGGACGCCGGCGCGCCGGTGAACATCACCTATCCCGGCATGGTGCTCGGCCCGCCGGTCGGCGACCAGTTCGGCGAGGCCGGCGAGGGGGTCAGGGCGGCCGTGCAGATGCACGCGATCCCGGGCCGCAGCGCGGCGTGGTTGATCGTCGACGTCCGCGACCTGGCCGCGTTGCATGCGGCGCTGCTGGAACCGGGGCGCGGCCCGCGCCGCTACACCGCGGGTGGCCACCGGGTGCCCGCGGCCGAGCTGGCGGCCATGCTCGGCGAGGTTGCCGGGACGCCCATGGTGTCCGTCCCGATTCCCGACACCGCGCTGCGCGTGGCGGGCGCGGTGCTGGACAGGGCCGGCCGCTTCCTGCCGTTCGACACGCCCTTCACGTGGGCCGGGATGCAGTACTACACGCAGATGCCGGCATCCGACGATTCACCCAGCGAACGCGAGCTCGGCATCAAGTACCGGGATCCGCAGGAGACCGTGGCGGACACGCTGGCGGCGTACCGCGCGGCGAGCGGCCAAACCTCGGCCTGA